In a genomic window of Actinomycetota bacterium:
- a CDS encoding UTRA domain-containing protein, giving the protein MLVHRAIPTDPAVRSSSSLFLTESSEQSGAPSRKLLFSGLSPAPPVVALRMGVAPDIGLLTRRRLMLVNEVPIRLATSFFLPDAPESGELSVGAFLGAGLQELFDRHGRTFGRAEETLVARMPSAEEAELLAIGSGEPVVEITRTSFDAAGDPVHTLQTICAASRHVFDVRQLDGDEVF; this is encoded by the coding sequence GTGCTCGTACATCGGGCCATCCCCACCGACCCCGCCGTACGCTCCAGCAGCTCCCTGTTTCTCACCGAGTCCTCGGAGCAGTCGGGCGCCCCCAGCCGCAAGCTGCTGTTCTCGGGCCTTTCGCCGGCTCCCCCGGTGGTCGCCCTCCGAATGGGGGTTGCGCCGGACATCGGTCTGCTCACCCGTCGCCGGCTGATGCTGGTGAACGAGGTGCCCATCCGACTGGCGACGAGCTTTTTCCTCCCCGATGCGCCCGAATCCGGCGAGCTGTCGGTCGGCGCCTTCCTGGGCGCCGGCCTGCAGGAGCTGTTCGACCGGCACGGTAGAACCTTCGGCCGGGCCGAGGAGACGCTGGTTGCCCGGATGCCCTCAGCGGAGGAAGCTGAACTGCTGGCCATAGGGTCCGGCGAGCCGGTGGTGGAAATAACCAGAACCTCATTCGACGCCGCCGGCGATCCGGTCCACACGCTTCAGACGATCTGCGCGGCGAGCCGCCACGTCTTCGATGTGCGGCAGCTCGACGGGGACGAAGTCTTCTAG